A DNA window from Gigantopelta aegis isolate Gae_Host chromosome 4, Gae_host_genome, whole genome shotgun sequence contains the following coding sequences:
- the LOC121370267 gene encoding sulfotransferase family cytosolic 1B member 1-like → MMFYIKIFSRHITTKCFKQETWQSFHKYCPPLYRNSTGFLYPSRNPIKSISSFGRQYAKFSSIKEFRNHRSVLGMKITVPNYRTYSQGLSPEGRKRLQWATYLSCLIGVGLMSAIGLREFKKFKKTARGMEPIEPELGITGRHVVKYRYRGYVIPVYTADVMDNVFRFQVREDDTWVVSFPKAGTTWLTEMVYLIMSDLNYDDARQKTIDERVPFFEFVMPGLRSISKQPSPRIIKTHLPFSLLPTQLKEKKPKIIYIARNPKDTVVSYYHFTKALAKINYNGDFNHFFNEFFNNTMLFGPWWKHVKEGWQMRDEDNVLFLTYEQMKKDLPGTIRMVSMFLGKPLNEAEIEKLAEHCSFKNMKANPCVNYSWYEGWIYKKEHEEFMRKGIIGDWKNFMTDEMAKQMDDLVARELKGTGLQFYDVSPETRV, encoded by the exons ATGATGTTCTACATAAAGATTTTCAGCAGACATATTACAACAAAATGCTTCAAACAAGAAACCTGGCAGTCATTTCATAAATACTGCCCACCACTCTATCGCAATTCTACTGGCTTTCTATATCCTAGCAGAAACCCTATTAAATCTATTAGTTCTTTTGGCAGACAGTATGCAAAATTCAGTAGCATCAAAGAATTTAGAAATCATCGCTCTGTGTTAGGAATGAAAATCACTGTTCCGAACTACCGGACATATTCTCAGGGTCTCTCACCAGAGGGTAGAAAACGCCTGCAGTGGGCCACCTATCTGTCATGTTTGATAGGAGTAGGACTGATGTCGGCTATAGGTTTGCGAGAGTTCAAAAAGTTCAAGAAGACGGCCAGGGGTATGGAGCCCATAGAGCCTGAACTTGGAATCACAGGGAGACATGTGGTTAAATACAGGTACCGAGGATATGTGATTCCTGTCTACACAGCAGATGTCATGGATAATGTATTCAGATTTCAAGTCAGGGAAGATGATACCTGGGTTGTGTCGTTTCCAAAAGCAG GGACAACGTGGCTAACGGAGATGGTCTACCTCATAATGTCTGATCTGAACTACGACGATGCGAGGCAGAAGACCATTGATGAGAGGGTTCCGTTCTTCGAGTTTGTAATGCCCGGACTGCGCTCCATCAGCAAGCAGCCCTCCCCCAGGATCATCAAGACACACCTGCCTTTCTCACTGCTGCCCACACAACTGAAGGAAAAGAAACCAAAG ATTATATATATTGCCAGAAATCCAAAGGATACAGTGGTGTCGTACTACCATTTTACTAAGGCACTGGCTAAAATTAATTACAATGGGGACTTCAATCACTTCTTCAATgaattttttaacaacacca TGTTATTTGGCCCATGGTGGAAACATGTCAAAGAAGGTTGGCAGATGAGAGAtgaagacaatgttttgtttctaaCTTACGAACAGATGAAaaag GATCTGCCCGGGACTATCCGTATGGTCTCCATGTTCCTAGGAAAACCGCTGAATGAAGCCGAGATAGAGAAACTTGCTGAGCACTGCTCCTTCAAAAACATGAAGGCCAATCCATGCGTCAACTACAGCTGGTACGAGGGCTGGATATACAAGAAAGAACACGAGGAGTTCATGAGGAAAG gTATTATTGGAGACTGGAAGAATTTTATGACTGATGAAATGGCAAAACAAATGGATGATTTGGTTGCTAGGGAACTGAAGGGTACTGGACTACAGTTCTATGATGTGTCACCAGAGACGAGAGTGTGA